The following proteins are co-located in the Polymorphospora rubra genome:
- a CDS encoding PhzF family phenazine biosynthesis protein, with amino-acid sequence MEADGRQLSVTIDVACLRQGRGGSPTAVVDKTPLSDAQRRLVPVLAGISHAVIMSLGDDGRGHPLVSLRFFTAGGGLPACGHSTVGALPALTERAASKGGTEYHATLRTAGGCTFHGSAIRRDDGVHARFDPGPVELHEPSPGERDFVLAALGVTARILASGACAAILGRRRLSSEMRAS; translated from the coding sequence ATGGAGGCCGACGGCCGCCAATTGTCGGTCACCATCGACGTCGCCTGCCTGCGGCAGGGGCGTGGTGGCAGCCCGACCGCGGTCGTGGACAAGACGCCGCTGAGCGACGCGCAGCGTCGCCTCGTACCGGTTCTCGCGGGGATCTCGCATGCCGTGATCATGTCGCTGGGCGATGACGGGCGGGGACATCCACTGGTCTCCCTGCGGTTTTTCACCGCCGGCGGAGGGCTGCCGGCCTGTGGCCACAGCACGGTCGGCGCGCTGCCCGCACTCACCGAGCGCGCAGCCAGCAAAGGCGGCACGGAGTACCACGCCACCCTCCGCACGGCGGGAGGATGCACTTTCCACGGCAGCGCAATCCGGAGGGATGACGGCGTCCACGCGCGGTTCGATCCCGGACCTGTCGAGCTGCACGAGCCGTCGCCAGGCGAACGCGATTTCGTACTTGCGGCACTGGGGGTAACCGCACGAATCCTGGCATCCGGCGCCTGCGCGGCCATTCTCGGGCGGCGACGGCTTTCCTCCGAGATGAGGGCGTCCTGA